One Deltaproteobacteria bacterium DNA window includes the following coding sequences:
- a CDS encoding NUDIX domain-containing protein, with translation MVSENSPRYDATAFPPFAVTADVSLFTIRDGALQVLLIERGGEPYRGAWALPGGFVRPNENLKDAAARELAEETGLAWGAWHLEQLAAYGAPDRDPRMRVVTVAFWAVCAEVPTPRGGGDAARADLVPMARIESGAVRLAFDHERIVRDAVERIRSSLEHTALAAWFCSPEFTIRELRRVYEAVWGAPLDPGNFQRYVRESGAYEQRAALPSRVNFDRQVDLNMLPERGRPASLWAARQTEDGFPAAATRTLARPGRSSRAGASTPAGNR, from the coding sequence ATGGTTTCCGAGAATTCGCCCCGATATGACGCAACTGCATTCCCGCCATTCGCGGTCACCGCGGACGTGTCGCTGTTCACCATCAGGGACGGTGCGCTCCAGGTGTTGCTGATCGAGCGGGGCGGAGAACCCTATCGCGGCGCCTGGGCCTTGCCCGGCGGCTTCGTGCGCCCGAACGAGAACCTGAAGGACGCCGCAGCCCGGGAGCTTGCGGAGGAGACCGGTCTCGCCTGGGGAGCGTGGCATCTGGAGCAGCTTGCCGCCTATGGCGCTCCGGACCGGGACCCGCGCATGCGTGTGGTCACCGTCGCCTTTTGGGCGGTCTGCGCCGAGGTGCCGACTCCCCGGGGCGGCGGGGACGCCGCCAGGGCCGACCTCGTGCCGATGGCGCGCATCGAGAGCGGCGCCGTCCGTCTCGCCTTCGACCACGAGCGGATCGTCAGGGACGCCGTGGAGCGCATTCGGTCCAGTCTGGAGCACACCGCCCTAGCCGCCTGGTTTTGTTCGCCGGAGTTCACGATCCGGGAACTCAGGCGGGTTTATGAAGCGGTCTGGGGCGCCCCGCTCGATCCAGGCAATTTCCAGCGTTATGTGCGCGAGAGCGGAGCCTACGAGCAGCGCGCCGCGCTGCCCTCGCGGGTGAACTTCGACAGGCAGGTGGACCTCAACATGCTGCCCGAACGGGGCCGGCCCGCGTCGCTGTGGGCGGCGAGGCAGACGGAGGACGGCTTTCCGGCCGCGGCGACGCGAACGCTTGCAAGGCCTGGGCGTTCGTCTCGGGCAGGCGCTTCAACTCCGGCCGGCAACCGGTGA